A part of Onthophagus taurus isolate NC chromosome 7, IU_Otau_3.0, whole genome shotgun sequence genomic DNA contains:
- the LOC111429514 gene encoding SH3 domain-binding protein 5-like — protein sequence MSENGAEYTNSVDPRVHIELERLNSATDNINRLEVDLDDARASFRQLLCESTAKVEALRVKLGLCVERAKPYYEARFSANEALKHTQIAAMKYERANSAHSAAREMVYLAEQGLGGRTLDPAWQEMLNRATQRVNDAEKERCTAGTAHRIACVKLEASNTKVQSLQKDLKRAISKSSHG from the exons ATGAGTGAAAATGGTGCGGAATACACGAATAGTGTAGATCCAAGAGTTCACATCGAGTTGGAAAGGCTCAATAGTGCTACTGATAATATAAACAGGTTGGAGGTAGATTTAGACGATGCTAGGGCTTCGTTTCGACAATTATTATGTGAAAGTACAGCAAAAGTTGAAGCTTTAAGGGTAAAATTGGGGTTGTGTGTTGAAAGAGCCAAACCGTATTATGAGGCGCGATTTTCTGCAAATGAAGCATTGAAACATACTCAAATAGCTGCTATGAAATATGAGAGAGCTAATAGTGCTCACAGTGCTGCTAGGGAAATGGTTTATTTAGCAGAACAAGGTTTAGGAGGTCGTACTTtag ATCCTGCATGGCAAGAAATGTTAAATCGTGCTACTCAACGAGTGAACGATGCTGAAAAAGAAAGATGTACAGCTGGGACCGCTCATAGAATTGCTTGTGTTAAGCTTGAGGCCTCTAACACTAAAGTACAAAGTTTACAGAAAGATTTAAAGAGAGCTATTTCTAAAAGCAG CCACGGTTGA
- the LOC111429509 gene encoding SH3 domain-binding protein 5-like isoform X1 — protein MSENGAEYTDSVDPRVHIELERLNSATDNINRLEVDLDDARASFRQLLCESTAKVEALRVKLGLCVERAKPYYEARFSANEALKHTQIAAMKYERANSAHSAAREMVYLAEQGLGGRTLDPAWQEMLNHATQRVNDAEKERCTAGTAHRIACVKLEASNTKVQSLQKDLKRAISKSSLAIRRALVSMSNIASRHELMLLPYYEMKAHFNNLLEQQKYKVQHLESQVSTSKLIYADALRNLEQISDEIHQKRNKENGIELSANKQISVESSESFIDEIDEEEYKSLPRNLTAVSSPIYANLEELEGYKNISVGNSISPMSPISQSEESEKVQKPLEHSQSNEWTEINLDVSSPEEDIPYKQLDGVDEKPKLSRQKTLPNPSIENEYSLLRSKVKLDGTISNWISRSSAKSEAEHSNVTRRQSLDNILGPTGEKVKEIFNHGMMMLNISSLTERRNSEPKPGITEDRGKSSGKKLPSPLEKTLTYLNIEDDNSDTESLSSVDMLNEEQINSLMLDKEIGHVCEQLLGTPLIEVVSLPQCNVESSQPK, from the exons ATGAGTGAAAATGGTGCGGAATACACGGATAGTGTAGATCCAAGAGTTCACATCGAGTTGGAAAGGCTCAATAGTGCTACTGATAATATAAACAGGTTGGAGGTAGATTTAGACGATGCGAGGGCTTCATTTCGACAATTATTATGTGAAAGTACAGCAAAAGTTGAAGCTTTAAGGGTAAAATTGGGGTTGTGTGTTGAAAGAGCGAAACCGTATTATGAAGCGCGATTTTCTGCAAATGAAGCATTGAAACATACTCAAATAGCTGCTATGAAATATGAGAGAGCTAATAGTGCTCATAGTGCTGCTAGGGAAATGGTTTATTTGGCAGAACAAGGTTTAGGAGGTCGTACTTtag ATCCTGCATGGCAAGAAATGTTAAATCATGCCACTCAACGAGTGAACGATGCTGAAAAAGAGAGATGTACAGCTGGGACCGCTCATAGAATTGCTTGTGTTAAGCTTGAGGCCTCTAACACTAAAGTACAAAGTTTACAGAAAGATTTAAAGAGAGCTATTTCCAAAAGCAG TTTAGCTATTCGAAGAGCACTTGTATCCATGAGTAACATTGCCAGTCGACATGAGTTAATGTTGTT GCCATATTATGAAATGAAAGCTCACTTCAACAATCTCCTCGAACAGCAGAAATACAAAGTTCAACACTTAGAATCGCAAGTATccacatcaaaattaatctaCGCTGACGCACTTCGAAATTTAGAACAAATTTCGGATGAAATCCACCAAAAACGTAACAAGGAGAACGGGATAGAATTAAGTGCTAACAAACAAATCAGCGTGGAGAGTAGTGAATCGtttattgatgaaattgaTGAAGAAGAGTACAAAAGTCTTCCCAGAAATCTTACGGCCGTTTCCTCACCAATTTATGCGAACTTAGAAGAGTTAGaaggttataaaaatattagtgTTGGAAACAGTATATCGCCAATGTCGCCCATTTCTCAAAGTGAAGAATCTGAAAAGGTACAAAAACCGTTGGAGCATAGTCAATCGAATGAGTGGACGGAAATCAATTTAGATGTATCTAGCCCTGAAGAAGATATTCCGTATAAACAACTCGATGGGGTGGACGAAAAACCGAAATTGTCGAGACAAAAAACTTTACCAAATCCATCAATCGAAAACGAGTACAGTTTGTTGAGAAGTAAAGTTAAATTGGATGGAACGATTTCAAATTGGATTTCAAGGTCTTCCGCGAAGAGCGAAGCTGAGCACAGCAATGTAACTAGAAGACAAAGTCTTGATAACATATTAGGACCAACCGGCGAAAAAGTTAAAGAAATCTTTAATCATGGGATGATGATGTTAAATATTAGCTCGTTAACAGAACGAAGAAACAGCGAACCTAAACCGGGTATTACTGAAGATAGAGGAAAAAGCTCTGGAAAGAAGTTACCATCACCGTTAGAAAAAACTTTGacttatttaaatattgaagATGATAATTCCGATACGGAAAGTTTATCAAG tgttGATATGTTGAATGAAGAGCAGATAAATTCATTGATGTTGGATAAAGAAATCGGCCATGTTTGTGAACAACTTCTTGGTACTCCATTAATAGAAGTGGTTTCTTTGCCTCAATGCAACGTCGAATCTAGTCAACCAAAATAG
- the LOC111429509 gene encoding SH3 domain-binding protein 5-like isoform X2, translated as MSENGAEYTDSVDPRVHIELERLNSATDNINRLEVDLDDARASFRQLLCESTAKVEALRVKLGLCVERAKPYYEARFSANEALKHTQIAAMKYERANSAHSAAREMVYLAEQGLGGRTLDPAWQEMLNHATQRVNDAEKERCTAGTAHRIACVKLEASNTKVQSLQKDLKRAISKSRPYYEMKAHFNNLLEQQKYKVQHLESQVSTSKLIYADALRNLEQISDEIHQKRNKENGIELSANKQISVESSESFIDEIDEEEYKSLPRNLTAVSSPIYANLEELEGYKNISVGNSISPMSPISQSEESEKVQKPLEHSQSNEWTEINLDVSSPEEDIPYKQLDGVDEKPKLSRQKTLPNPSIENEYSLLRSKVKLDGTISNWISRSSAKSEAEHSNVTRRQSLDNILGPTGEKVKEIFNHGMMMLNISSLTERRNSEPKPGITEDRGKSSGKKLPSPLEKTLTYLNIEDDNSDTESLSSVDMLNEEQINSLMLDKEIGHVCEQLLGTPLIEVVSLPQCNVESSQPK; from the exons ATGAGTGAAAATGGTGCGGAATACACGGATAGTGTAGATCCAAGAGTTCACATCGAGTTGGAAAGGCTCAATAGTGCTACTGATAATATAAACAGGTTGGAGGTAGATTTAGACGATGCGAGGGCTTCATTTCGACAATTATTATGTGAAAGTACAGCAAAAGTTGAAGCTTTAAGGGTAAAATTGGGGTTGTGTGTTGAAAGAGCGAAACCGTATTATGAAGCGCGATTTTCTGCAAATGAAGCATTGAAACATACTCAAATAGCTGCTATGAAATATGAGAGAGCTAATAGTGCTCATAGTGCTGCTAGGGAAATGGTTTATTTGGCAGAACAAGGTTTAGGAGGTCGTACTTtag ATCCTGCATGGCAAGAAATGTTAAATCATGCCACTCAACGAGTGAACGATGCTGAAAAAGAGAGATGTACAGCTGGGACCGCTCATAGAATTGCTTGTGTTAAGCTTGAGGCCTCTAACACTAAAGTACAAAGTTTACAGAAAGATTTAAAGAGAGCTATTTCCAAAAGCAG GCCATATTATGAAATGAAAGCTCACTTCAACAATCTCCTCGAACAGCAGAAATACAAAGTTCAACACTTAGAATCGCAAGTATccacatcaaaattaatctaCGCTGACGCACTTCGAAATTTAGAACAAATTTCGGATGAAATCCACCAAAAACGTAACAAGGAGAACGGGATAGAATTAAGTGCTAACAAACAAATCAGCGTGGAGAGTAGTGAATCGtttattgatgaaattgaTGAAGAAGAGTACAAAAGTCTTCCCAGAAATCTTACGGCCGTTTCCTCACCAATTTATGCGAACTTAGAAGAGTTAGaaggttataaaaatattagtgTTGGAAACAGTATATCGCCAATGTCGCCCATTTCTCAAAGTGAAGAATCTGAAAAGGTACAAAAACCGTTGGAGCATAGTCAATCGAATGAGTGGACGGAAATCAATTTAGATGTATCTAGCCCTGAAGAAGATATTCCGTATAAACAACTCGATGGGGTGGACGAAAAACCGAAATTGTCGAGACAAAAAACTTTACCAAATCCATCAATCGAAAACGAGTACAGTTTGTTGAGAAGTAAAGTTAAATTGGATGGAACGATTTCAAATTGGATTTCAAGGTCTTCCGCGAAGAGCGAAGCTGAGCACAGCAATGTAACTAGAAGACAAAGTCTTGATAACATATTAGGACCAACCGGCGAAAAAGTTAAAGAAATCTTTAATCATGGGATGATGATGTTAAATATTAGCTCGTTAACAGAACGAAGAAACAGCGAACCTAAACCGGGTATTACTGAAGATAGAGGAAAAAGCTCTGGAAAGAAGTTACCATCACCGTTAGAAAAAACTTTGacttatttaaatattgaagATGATAATTCCGATACGGAAAGTTTATCAAG tgttGATATGTTGAATGAAGAGCAGATAAATTCATTGATGTTGGATAAAGAAATCGGCCATGTTTGTGAACAACTTCTTGGTACTCCATTAATAGAAGTGGTTTCTTTGCCTCAATGCAACGTCGAATCTAGTCAACCAAAATAG